Proteins encoded within one genomic window of Deltaproteobacteria bacterium HGW-Deltaproteobacteria-2:
- a CDS encoding NAD(+) synthase, whose amino-acid sequence MPARKKNEFFNLYNHGFIRTAVCIPELKVADTVFNTQRTIELAREASSHKAILTIFPELGLSAYSNEDLFHQDALLRGVREAITEIKKASEKINTIIVTGAPLQVDCRLFNCAVVFYHGQILGVAVKSYLPNYREFYEARQFTPAVNAFSYQIELAGQKNIPFGADIIFKAANINNFIFFLELCEDLWVPIPPSSFAAMTGATVIGNLSASNITIGKSEYRHQLASNQSARLVAAYLYAAAGPGESTTDLAWDGHAMIYENGNILAESARFAQKAQIIYSDLDLDRLAQDRMRLTSFSQNAAAHKEKVLSFRRTEFNVSVPNGKILLNREYPRFPYIPADPSKRDQRCYEAYNIQVQGLSKRLKSSGISSIVIGVSGGLDSTHALIVAAKTMDSLNLPRSNVKAYTMPGFATSAKTYNNALKLMKALGVETNEIDIKPACLQMLKDIKHPYAKGKKTFDITFENVQAGQRTAHLFRLANMRNALVVGTGDLSELALGWSTYGIGDHMSHYNVNASVPKTLIQHLIRWVVNTNQFSREVSKILIDVLETEISPELIPGKTGSQPNQKSENTVGPYELQDFNNFYITRFGYLPSKVAFLAYHAWRDKTKGLWPDIATDKRNAYSLKEIKKWLYVYLYRFFKTSQYKRSCVPNGPKVGSGGSLSPRGDYRAPSDSEAEIWLKNWGNIPDSGG is encoded by the coding sequence ATGCCGGCAAGAAAAAAGAATGAGTTCTTTAATTTGTATAATCATGGTTTTATTCGCACCGCTGTTTGCATTCCGGAACTGAAGGTTGCCGATACCGTTTTCAACACGCAAAGAACTATTGAACTGGCTCGGGAAGCATCTTCTCATAAGGCAATTCTGACCATTTTTCCGGAGTTGGGATTATCCGCTTATTCCAATGAAGATCTGTTTCATCAGGACGCTCTACTGCGGGGCGTTCGTGAAGCTATTACCGAAATTAAAAAAGCGTCTGAAAAGATCAATACCATTATCGTAACCGGCGCACCACTGCAAGTTGATTGCCGTCTTTTCAATTGCGCTGTTGTCTTTTACCACGGGCAAATACTAGGTGTGGCCGTAAAATCATACCTGCCTAATTATCGTGAGTTTTATGAAGCCAGACAATTCACTCCCGCCGTCAATGCATTTTCTTACCAGATAGAATTAGCCGGGCAGAAAAATATTCCTTTTGGTGCTGATATTATATTTAAAGCTGCCAATATTAATAATTTCATTTTTTTTCTCGAACTTTGCGAAGATTTATGGGTTCCTATCCCGCCATCAAGTTTTGCGGCAATGACCGGAGCTACCGTTATCGGCAATTTATCAGCGTCCAACATCACCATCGGCAAATCCGAATACCGCCATCAGCTTGCCTCTAATCAATCAGCTCGCTTAGTCGCCGCTTATCTTTACGCTGCCGCCGGCCCCGGCGAATCCACGACCGATCTGGCCTGGGACGGCCATGCCATGATTTACGAAAACGGCAATATCCTTGCCGAATCCGCCCGCTTCGCGCAAAAGGCTCAAATAATTTACAGCGATCTGGATCTTGACCGTCTGGCGCAGGACAGGATGCGCTTAACTTCCTTCAGTCAGAACGCCGCCGCTCATAAAGAAAAAGTTTTATCCTTCCGTAGAACGGAATTTAATGTAAGCGTTCCCAATGGAAAGATTCTGTTAAATAGAGAATATCCCCGTTTTCCTTACATTCCGGCCGATCCTTCCAAACGCGACCAGCGCTGTTATGAAGCTTACAACATACAGGTTCAGGGCTTATCAAAACGTTTGAAGTCGTCAGGCATATCTAGTATTGTTATTGGTGTTTCCGGAGGCCTTGATTCCACTCACGCTCTTATTGTAGCCGCAAAAACAATGGATTCTCTGAACTTACCCAGATCGAATGTTAAGGCCTACACCATGCCTGGCTTTGCAACGTCCGCGAAAACCTACAACAATGCTTTAAAACTGATGAAAGCACTTGGCGTGGAAACAAATGAAATCGACATCAAACCAGCCTGTCTGCAAATGTTAAAAGATATTAAACATCCATACGCTAAGGGTAAAAAAACCTTCGATATTACTTTTGAAAACGTTCAGGCCGGACAACGTACGGCGCATCTTTTCCGCCTCGCCAACATGCGTAACGCTCTGGTAGTAGGCACGGGAGATTTAAGCGAACTGGCTTTAGGCTGGAGTACTTACGGAATTGGCGATCATATGTCGCATTATAACGTCAATGCCAGCGTTCCCAAAACTCTTATCCAACATTTAATTCGCTGGGTCGTAAATACCAATCAATTTTCACGGGAAGTTTCTAAAATTCTCATTGATGTTCTGGAAACGGAAATATCTCCTGAATTGATTCCCGGCAAAACGGGCAGCCAACCCAATCAAAAATCAGAAAACACTGTTGGCCCTTATGAGCTTCAGGATTTTAATAATTTTTATATAACCCGTTTCGGCTATCTGCCTTCAAAAGTAGCGTTCTTGGCTTATCATGCCTGGAGGGATAAAACAAAAGGTCTCTGGCCGGACATTGCCACAGATAAAAGAAACGCCTACAGTTTGAAAGAAATTAAAAAATGGCTTTATGTTTATTTGTACAGATTTTTTAAAACTTCTCAGTATAAACGCTCGTGCGTACCCAATGGACCTAAAGTAGGTTCCGGCGGATCGCTTTCACCGCGCGGCGACTACCGCGCTCCCAGTGACAGCGAAGCCGAAATCTGGCTGAAAAATTGGGGAAATATTCCTGATTCCGGAGGGTGA
- a CDS encoding nucleoside triphosphate pyrophosphohydrolase: protein MKKHTHKYLEKMEELKQLIKKLRAPDGCPWDQQQKKEDIRKYILEEAYEVVDSIDKGSPQAIKEELGDLLFQILFLTEICSESNLFSLSDVLDGIITKMIRRHPHVFGSKKVNSVQEVKENWQQIKKLERKNKNVEEDLFSGVPLSFPALKRAQKITAIASAYGFDWSKTQDVINKLKEEIKELRTAVKNSNEDEIEEELGDILFTLVNVSRFLSVDAENALSKTTEKFLRRFSYLTEQLSARGIPIKDATLAQMDALWNEAKSRV from the coding sequence ATGAAAAAACATACTCATAAGTATTTAGAAAAAATGGAAGAATTGAAGCAATTAATCAAAAAACTCCGTGCGCCAGACGGCTGTCCCTGGGATCAACAACAAAAGAAGGAGGATATAAGGAAATATATCTTGGAAGAGGCTTATGAAGTAGTTGATTCTATTGACAAGGGAAGTCCTCAAGCTATAAAAGAAGAATTGGGCGATTTACTCTTTCAAATATTATTTCTGACTGAAATATGCTCCGAATCAAACCTTTTTTCTCTGAGTGATGTTCTGGACGGAATTATAACAAAAATGATCCGGCGGCACCCGCATGTTTTTGGCAGTAAAAAAGTAAACTCCGTGCAGGAAGTGAAGGAAAACTGGCAGCAAATAAAGAAATTAGAACGAAAAAATAAAAATGTTGAAGAAGATTTGTTTTCCGGCGTTCCTCTTTCATTTCCGGCTTTGAAAAGAGCTCAAAAAATAACAGCCATTGCTTCTGCTTACGGTTTCGATTGGTCCAAAACGCAGGATGTAATAAATAAATTGAAAGAAGAAATTAAAGAGCTAAGAACTGCCGTAAAAAACAGCAATGAAGATGAGATTGAAGAAGAATTAGGCGATATCTTATTTACCCTGGTCAATGTAAGCCGTTTCTTGTCTGTTGACGCGGAAAACGCCTTATCAAAAACAACAGAAAAGTTTTTACGCCGATTTTCTTATCTGACTGAACAATTATCCGCTAGAGGCATACCCATTAAAGATGCAACTTTAGCCCAAATGGATGCGCTCTGGAATGAAGCAAAATCAAGGGTATGA
- a CDS encoding cytoplasmic protein, whose amino-acid sequence MRETYKDFDATELFCPRYKRAVAVRKRLLLILQEGEKYDYCCVYCGTSVGDKLVKANMNSKLILC is encoded by the coding sequence ATGAGGGAAACCTACAAAGATTTTGATGCCACAGAATTGTTCTGTCCTCGATACAAAAGAGCTGTTGCCGTAAGAAAAAGATTGTTGCTGATTCTCCAGGAAGGAGAAAAGTATGATTATTGTTGCGTCTATTGCGGAACTTCCGTGGGTGATAAACTGGTCAAAGCAAATATGAATTCAAAACTTATACTTTGCTGA
- a CDS encoding HNH endonuclease, whose translation MKDSQKTTAGEDYREKSLAINGLVCARCGREFPGSKRKLLTVHHKDGNHSNNPADGSNWENLCAYCHEDVHSRGVLAEYLGGDAHSKEVSLVYDDSQVSVGSGMLAEKLKKALQKNKPEK comes from the coding sequence ATGAAAGATTCTCAAAAAACTACGGCAGGAGAGGATTACCGGGAAAAATCATTGGCAATTAATGGTCTTGTTTGCGCCCGTTGCGGCCGGGAGTTTCCCGGATCGAAAAGGAAACTTTTGACCGTTCATCATAAAGACGGCAATCACAGCAATAATCCTGCTGATGGAAGCAACTGGGAAAATCTTTGCGCCTATTGCCATGAAGATGTTCATAGCCGGGGAGTCTTGGCGGAATACCTCGGGGGTGATGCGCATAGTAAAGAGGTAAGTCTGGTGTATGATGATTCGCAAGTTTCTGTCGGTTCAGGAATGCTTGCCGAAAAATTGAAAAAAGCTCTACAAAAAAATAAACCGGAGAAATAA